AATAATACaagtaataatttacaatggTGAACAAGATAGAAAGAAGAGCATTGGAGACAAAAAATTCTGAAACACTTTTTATAGAATAAAGTAAAAGTTATCTTCTCTTGGGTAGTAAATCCTTagtaatttgaaaaattcaaagtattgtAAACAGTTGATAACATTTCAAGTGTATCTCAGATGTGAAAATCATTGAAAGCATCCTAAAGGAACTTCATTAGTTTTATATTGTGTTCCATTATTAAATATAAGTTTTTGCATTTAAGGAAAAGAAAGGAGCACCACCAATGGATCCAAAACAGAAAGAAGAAAATGAAATTGCCAAATTAGAAAAACTGCTATCTATGGTGAGAGAACCACCAGTAGATTCAGTAAAAAAGTAAATTCAGTTAACCTGACTTTATAAATAAGAAATGAACCCAAAATGACACCCGTTCAGTGAAAATGACATTTCACTTATTTAAGAAAAGCATGTTATAAACTTTATGATTGTTATtgactttttgtttgttttaaatgtttaaatgactGCTTGAATTATGAAAATGTGAGCAAATGTGATAACTATTTAATTGATGCATTTTTTTACTCTAATGTATATTTACTTTACAAAACTgttcatacatgtacaatgtattatgaaagaattataaatttattaaattattttgatatttatcaaaCTGTTTTCTTTATGTTCTTTTTTAGTGTCTGAATGtgagaaatgaaaatatttagtattgacaatgttacatttcatttattCATGGGCCAACAACCTTCTGTGCATTTGAAACAAAGGTGTCTAGATTTCTGATTGACCTCGTATTCAActgaataatttaatttcaaCTCTTATTGGTTTTAAATGAtatctcaaataaaaaattcgtatttgtataatgctatcatgtcgtcgTAGTCTGAAGACTCATTTGCTTTCAGGACAATAGCTTTAGTTAAAGTAAATGAAAGTCTATAAAactttaccagaaggttcaatggtgtttttttaaacatgcttTATAATCTGACCCTGTTGTTAAATTTTGGATATCGGACCATTCTAGGTTATCTAAATGTcccatttcaaatttttgatatcTTTTACCACATTTAtaatgtgtcagaaacctatattatgtcaaaaatttgatcacaatttAAATATAGACAGTATCAAACTTGtatattgtgtccaaacttgccccaactgttcagggttcgacctcggCGGTCTTTTAGGCTGCGCTTAGCAAATCATTTTATTAAGTAATGGTGTGGTAGTAATTACAACTGAAGCAGTCATATGAAAGGGACAGTTGACTCAAAATCAATAATGTAAGAGTTGGTAGAAATCTCAAATCAAATCAGTGGATGGATCATCACACTTAATTGcatatcaaaatgtaacaaaacgTCAATTTAATATTATCTCATTATAAGGCATGCAAGTTGCTCCAACATGGTGATATCTAACCTacaaccttatataaaggatacTGAATTGATGTATCCTATTAAATTACCTCTCACCAAAGTCCTTTGAAATGTTCAAACCAGACTATCTCAAATTTGCTTATAAATGACATAATGACCTGAGGCAATTTTAACGGGAACTTTGTGATCTATTTAGGGGTACCATACAAGAGCTCCATATATTCTCATGtgaatttgacaaaatttctctGGTTTCATGTCATTACTTTTGCGATGAATAGGATTCATTAATGTGGGAAAATCAGTGAACTGTTCGTACCTATAAGTAAccataaagaaactaaaaatgtAGTGATATTTGAAAGTCAATAGTTTCACGTTAAAAGGGACATAACTAGTGCAAAGTCCAATGGACTGAAAATATACACATCTACACATACCCATCTTAGAATGTAACAACTTTGTGTATGTAAATTTAAGGAGATAAAGAAGTGAAACTAAGTGTATTGGATATGGTGAACATTTTCAGctcaaaggggcataactatgTTAAAATTTGTagactttaaatgtataaaatcacAATATACATATGTTCATATCAAGACCTCAGTATGTGTagtgagatatgatcaaattgatataaatatgTGGTGAATCATCTGGACCTTAATTAATACCTTATGCAAATGTACATATCAATATCTCAATATGTATCAATTTTCATTTCTAAGGAGTCAGTCAAAATGCATGTATACAAGGGGGGAAAATCCAATTTCAAAGGGAATAACTACACACTAAATAATGAGCCTAAAATCCACATACAAAAAAGGCTTACATGTTCATTTTGGTAACAATGAGTTGTTGTGTTATTGTCACACTACATTTACCTCACAACCCAATATATTCCTGTTTACATAGACTCGGTATGCATtaatgttcatgtacattttgtatgtccTTGGAGTCAAAAGTGTGTATAAGACTGgaggtgtatggaatgattgtaaggtgttcatgtccaactggcagttgtcatctgaccttgacctcattttcatggttcagtggttatagttaagttttttttgtttttcttatactgaatgcaataggtctactatatttagtgcatggaatgattgtaaggtgtacatgtccaactaacAGGTGTcttctgacctttacctcattttcatttttcagaggttaaagttaagtttttttgtttttttgtctgtttttctaatactgtatgcaacagttcaactatatttggtgtataaaaaatattttataatgtacatATCATTctggcatgttttatttgaccttggcctcattttcacggttcatttgTCACTTTTaggttgtgttttttttctgtctgtttttctatttttataggTATTAGGTCAACTACATAAGGTTTATtggatgattgtaaggtgtttatTTCTGTCTGGCAATTATCTGACcatgacttcattttcatggttcatcggtcaatcttatttttttctatgttaagttTGAACTTAGATAATATATGTAaaaagtcaactatatttaaagctTGTGAGGTGTTCaagtctgtctggcagggtttatctgaccttggcctcattttcatggttcattgatcaatgttaagaTTTTCTGGTTAAATTTGTTTCTTACATGTAGATGTTCAAAAGGTGAACTATATTTCaagcatatttggtgtatggaatgattgtaaggtgtatatgtatttcaaattttgtttatatgaccttgtcctcttggatcatgttaagtttatgtgatagtaaACGTTGTaattaagctttatattttagattttcaacaTTGGTTAGTAAAGAAGGAGAAAAGTTTAGCGTATGCACTCTTattatattttgttcttatgttgtgctataCTGTTCCTCCACTACCCTAATTATAAATATAAGTGTGGAGAGAGCTAAGAGCCCACAGCATGTTTTACCTTGCCACATTTTATATGCacttgttccaagtcaggagcatgttatTCAGTGGTTTTATGGTTATCATTGGTTGTCTgccatattatttttttaattattttgtcatgaatcaagCTTTgaactgtttcacattttgtcatctCTAGGACCTTTTATATACGTAGCTGATTTTTATTGTAAGAGTTCTCTTTGCTGAAAGCCCTGTAGTGACCTTTATTTATAGTTTCTTTAATCTTTTCTTTTAAACTATGTCTAGTTgacattcatacatttataccacatcctcttattttAAATCTTTATGTAGTCGATCAGGTAAGGAAATTGAGCTATTCCCTTAACTgactatacatacatgtacatgtatatacatttagaCCTGTAGTGCagtattttcatataaataaaatgagaTGAGGGGCAAAGTTTTTCATCTGACAATGGAATACAAGCTTAAAGATacaaatgagataaaaaaaaaaatatgtgtatacatgtacatgtactttgtgTAATGGTATTGACCGACAGTATTGTGCAGTTTTGTGTCTAAAAAAACTAGTTGAACATCACAAGGTTCTGTATGTAAGTGCCTTTTtattatgtgcctgtccaaagtcaagagCCTGAAATTCAGTCTTTGCCATTTTTTgctgtgttacatgtacatgtatgtttttcaatcaatattttgtacatacatttgtaaataaggctgttagttttcttgtttgacttcattttacatttatcattttgtggccttttaaagttgactatgcagtatgggttttgctcattcgTTCAGTGAGCtattattgttaatttctgtatctggagagttgtcttattggttatcataccacatcttttttatgtgTATATACAGTTTcattcttatcatgcttattgcaCAATGCATATAAAAAGTATCTATGTTTctaacattttaataaaaaaaatctctttataATCTGAGCATTCTCTTTGAGCAGATCTAGATAGACGAAACATCAATATACAGGATTTGAGTTCGGATATTTTGGATTTTCTATGACACCTTTTCCAAATTTTAACTccaaaaaatcttttaaatgatTTGGGGCAGATACATTTCTTCCAATAAAAGAAATTGTTATTAGAGGTTTGAGATAATGTTCAGGAAACTCCATATCTTGAGGGTGTGTTTTAAACCAAGTATTTTTAGTCATTATTCCCTTCTTTGAGTAAAACGGAAAAATGTCAACATGATTCCTGTTAATATCACTATAATGCACACGGAAAAAGTCTCCTTCAATTCCCTTTTCCCATAAGAATCCTCCATCATCAACATACTGCTGCTCTTTTGCTTTCAGTATTTCTTTACATTTAGGAATATCATTTTGATAGATGCCAATATCAACATCATAGTCCCACGGAATTATATCTCCATTTCTGGCAGCTCCCAACAGACTTCCTCCTTCTAACCAATATCTAACTGAATGTTTTTCTAGTGTCTGAAAGACATGTAAGGCAGTTTCTCTAATAGCTTTTAAACAACAAGGGGGAGtccatttatttaaataaatataatcagGAACATCATTTATAACTGATCCAAAACATCTTTCAGTATCTCTTGTACATccaatataattatgtttatcgCGATTATAAATAATCTGATGCATTCCAAACTTTTTATATGTGGATTCAAGTCTTAATTTTTCTAAACGTTTATGTTGATATTGACTCATTGAATCCTGCAAGCCTAGCCTTGGAAAAAAGACTTGCTTGTCATATACTaaacttttccatttttttaaagcaaattgAAAATACAATGATTTTTGAACTGGTCTTGTGAATGGACTGGCTAATTTTTTTAAATCCTCTGTCTTCAATAGCATTGCTTGATCTCCATCAATAAAATCACACCAACCTTCATTGCCTGTGAAATCTTCAATCTTAACAGTCCACCTTTTCATATCAATTTGAATGCCTGGGCAACTCAACTTTGCCATCCCAGTTTGTATTGCATATGCCTTCACCAGATTTTGAGAAGTGAATTTTTGAAGAGCAAGCTTAAAGTTGGACACATTTGCTATCCTACAACCATCGGAAACAAACATGACATTTTTGGTTCTAATATTTGCCATAATGTTTTCTGAACCTGATGGAATGTTCAAATCGAAAGCTAAACTCATCAACTTTATATTTTCGGTTAGGTTCAGTTTTAAGGGTGGATATGGGTTTTTGTCcacaataattaaaatgtcaagcTTTGGTCCAAATATCTTATTATAATGTTTGATGTCATCCTCTAAATTATTCTCAAAATCTTCAAATTCCCTAATTATTATCGTTATTTCTTCGATGTCTAACTTTTTACCGAATTTTTCGGGATATTTTAGTCCGTTTTTGTTGTCTGTTGGCAAAGCACTTTGAATGAATGCAAAATAGATGAAAAGAATCACATTTAAGAATAAGGCAATAAATATGAGAGTCTGTTTCTTCCGAATAAAACTGCATTTTTTGTGTGAAGTCGTTTTCAGCATGTTATTGTTTACATTACATTCGAGTTTCTTGGGCTCCAGAAGTTCCGAATAACTTGATATATTTTAAAGTCCGAAACAACGTCCATATTAATTTCCGTATTTCGAAATTACGCTTGATAAAAAGTTTACAATCAGCGCAATGCAATAAATGCTAcgaataaattaaattaaaatgaatCAGTTGATATTCTTTGTCATAAGAAATACGACAAtttatcaaaattggtaaagtaatatatttttcaaattttttaataatttttattaattttttggacatgatttcaaaatggccgcccagagtcgccattttgattttctgaattgggtccatagctataaatgttagttatgacctcaactaacactctgcaaagtttgatgcttttaccacaatttgaacaattgtttcacaaatcgactggactattaTTTCAGCCCACCAGAAATAAATACACTGACCGAATTGTGAAAAAAGTTGCAATACAATGCAATGCAAACGATACGATGGGAAACGACGTGGAAAATGGTATCCCAACCAGAATGAGATATCGTTTTGCATTGCACTGTATTGcaactttttttcagaattcgGTCAGTGTATTTATTTCTGGTGACTGAAAtaatagtccagtcgatttgtgaaacTGAATTGTTCAAACAAACTCCATACAGCGTTATCGTTCGGGTCATACTTCCCTTTCTCTACAAAGTAAAGTAGCCAGATGTCACCACTATTTCGGAGTTTGTTGTTCAATTTGTGGTTAAAGCATTAATATCAACTGAGGACTATTGAAGTATTTAgtggccatcttgaatggtggccattttggaaatataaatttccaacatataatCATTATTCGTTATCCtaaattgttttttgaaataatactaagttttatatgcatttaaaactagttttgctaatcatttatttatgactgttgttattcatCTAGGATATATTCACCAAGTGATCAAATAAGGCATgcatatgtaaacaaataaatgcatttaaagAAATACgttaattcttttaattgcagtttagcatgtagggcttagttactttttttaccaccaaaaaaatgCGTATATACAATATTAGTTATGACCACTGTATGttgaaaaggaaaaatacgtAGGTGTTAAAATCACTGGAGCTgaaaaaactaataaataaatagaCTGGAAAGAATTCCGTAACGCCAAGTGAGGACAACGTGTGGATTTACAATGCCAAGCAAATACAAAAAGAgcagacatagacatttgagctggtaaTCAGTCATTTTTTGCAAGCATACAACTGTTCCAAGTTGACGAAGGCCATGTAATGGGagaatcacaaggcaaaaggTACTAATCCTGTCAAAGCAAATcttaagatcaaaatatattttgtcaggaaAAACGAAAAAAGTCTAAGATGAGTCACGGATTGAAAATACCAGTAAAATAACCAGCCACAGTTGAGATGaatcaacaaaaacaatgatTGCAGGGATTTTTTGCTTTCTTTGTGATGAGGTATCTGACTATCATCATGAAGCATCGACAATTATAATCGACAATAGAGTATGTGACtgtcacttgaactactaacCATTGTTCTTTTAGCCAGACTCAGTGATGGCGATTAATATTTCAGGAGCAGATAtcatgctaaatgtttgttaaaactgcaGGACAAGGTATTTAGACAGAAGTCGAGACACAGAAAGAAAGTCAAGAATCTGTTATCCATGGAATGGGGCTCGCCAAAATGATAGAAAACAGTGACGGCTCATAGTC
The window above is part of the Mytilus galloprovincialis chromosome 4, xbMytGall1.hap1.1, whole genome shotgun sequence genome. Proteins encoded here:
- the LOC143072935 gene encoding ribitol 5-phosphate transferase FKRP-like — encoded protein: MLKTTSHKKCSFIRKKQTLIFIALFLNVILFIYFAFIQSALPTDNKNGLKYPEKFGKKLDIEEITIIIREFEDFENNLEDDIKHYNKIFGPKLDILIIVDKNPYPPLKLNLTENIKLMSLAFDLNIPSGSENIMANIRTKNVMFVSDGCRIANVSNFKLALQKFTSQNLVKAYAIQTGMAKLSCPGIQIDMKRWTVKIEDFTGNEGWCDFIDGDQAMLLKTEDLKKLASPFTRPVQKSLYFQFALKKWKSLVYDKQVFFPRLGLQDSMSQYQHKRLEKLRLESTYKKFGMHQIIYNRDKHNYIGCTRDTERCFGSVINDVPDYIYLNKWTPPCCLKAIRETALHVFQTLEKHSVRYWLEGGSLLGAARNGDIIPWDYDVDIGIYQNDIPKCKEILKAKEQQYVDDGGFLWEKGIEGDFFRVHYSDINRNHVDIFPFYSKKGIMTKNTWFKTHPQDMEFPEHYLKPLITISFIGRNVSAPNHLKDFLELKFGKGVIENPKYPNSNPVY